The following proteins are encoded in a genomic region of Sorangiineae bacterium MSr12523:
- a CDS encoding HEAT repeat domain-containing protein encodes MSEKVRAGWHFAGMTAVLAIVAGCGGSPAMRAAEHGDWAALRARIADAHRTGKLTNAEATDLARKVARREITTAPANRAVARVRDVGGCARELDGVLASRMDTHDDAGAEAAWMRIDSGELGLGSARSYTGDTTDAWRAVGARGLSRKKDTQARLAAMGDGSPRVRRAAMRASAEADPDDATDAEVELLATVARVDPEGIVRSDAVRALASIGGEKVVGKLRDLWTNGDDGVREAIAVAWSSPRVYAHGGAAPLRLLVAAEHGPGAIEAASAAARRKEIDPGIRSSAVALLARTIVSGSRRDRLHAMSIAPLAEPDIVEAFRKAAKDGSRGSDREMEIAAQSRLLGSGPDRAAAIQVLEVRAGEDTGRMAVNARSALASVGHLRIQAWIERDLTAQDAWVRLQAAASLGALGRAARGAPLLADADPEVRTRAACTLIMASRIKSTNR; translated from the coding sequence ATGAGCGAAAAAGTTCGAGCCGGGTGGCACTTCGCGGGGATGACGGCCGTGCTCGCGATCGTGGCGGGCTGCGGAGGGTCTCCGGCGATGCGTGCCGCGGAGCATGGCGACTGGGCGGCCCTGCGCGCGCGGATTGCGGATGCACATCGTACGGGCAAGCTGACCAACGCGGAGGCGACCGATCTCGCGCGCAAGGTGGCCCGGCGCGAGATCACGACGGCACCCGCGAATCGCGCGGTCGCCCGCGTGCGCGACGTGGGCGGGTGCGCGCGCGAGCTGGACGGCGTGCTGGCCTCCCGCATGGATACGCACGACGACGCGGGGGCCGAGGCGGCATGGATGCGCATCGACTCGGGAGAGCTCGGCCTTGGCAGCGCGCGCTCGTACACCGGCGATACGACCGACGCGTGGCGCGCGGTGGGGGCACGCGGTCTCTCGCGGAAGAAGGATACGCAGGCGCGCCTCGCGGCCATGGGCGACGGAAGCCCGCGGGTGCGTCGTGCGGCGATGCGCGCATCGGCGGAGGCGGATCCCGACGATGCGACCGACGCCGAGGTGGAGCTTCTCGCGACGGTGGCCCGTGTCGATCCGGAGGGCATCGTGCGCTCGGACGCGGTGCGGGCGCTCGCATCCATCGGCGGCGAGAAGGTCGTGGGCAAGCTGCGCGATCTCTGGACCAACGGCGACGACGGCGTGCGCGAGGCGATTGCGGTCGCGTGGAGTTCCCCGCGCGTCTATGCGCACGGCGGTGCGGCGCCGCTGCGTCTCTTGGTGGCTGCGGAGCATGGCCCGGGTGCCATCGAGGCGGCATCGGCGGCCGCTCGCCGCAAGGAAATCGATCCAGGCATCCGCAGTTCGGCCGTGGCCCTTCTGGCGCGCACCATCGTGAGCGGCTCGCGGCGCGATCGCCTTCACGCGATGTCCATCGCGCCGTTGGCGGAGCCGGACATCGTGGAGGCCTTTCGAAAGGCCGCGAAGGATGGGAGCCGGGGTAGCGATCGCGAAATGGAAATCGCGGCCCAGTCGCGGCTACTGGGAAGTGGGCCCGACCGGGCGGCTGCAATTCAGGTGCTCGAGGTCCGCGCCGGTGAGGATACCGGGCGCATGGCCGTAAATGCGCGGTCGGCGTTGGCCAGCGTCGGGCATCTGCGCATCCAAGCGTGGATCGAGCGCGACCTTACGGCCCAAGATGCGTGGGTGCGGCTTCAGGCGGCGGCCTCGCTGGGGGCGCTGGGCCGGGCTGCGCGTGGGGCTCCGCTCTTGGCCGATGCCGATCCGGAAGTGCGTACCCGCGCCGCGTGCACCCTGATCATGGCTTCACGAATCAAATCGACGAATCGTTGA
- a CDS encoding ABC transporter ATP-binding protein/permease, giving the protein MLFLVAAVMHAIGHASVALTAGVLARALLGGGLPEGGGSSGHVFAALRGCTAWVSTDPAVVAAVVGLGAMLLKVAGQSASVYVQAQLAGEVGLWVRQRVLDAWLSDHRWRAVRQRDHGGKDGTDVSDVGMRGPWAQHVAALTERVHDLERGLEFGLLGGVRAIAQLVPLAVVLVAISPRLAAASIFVFAPFGALLGYVRKKYKRGLKTRAQQGEALLEAADEAVRHADLWATYGAVPKVQAHMARLGREMTDHAARMEMSAATLSGSNEILGALALVLALFAARAGWLGAGAGGGTLLPFAIAFFLAYRPLRELTDARLAWVRARVAMETLGDLSPLPSAEREESRAGAGNEPGDLQIEGLRLGRGEAGAISFCAKAGEIVVLLGRTGVGKTTLLRTLLGLEKAVTGRVIYGGADVTDAPIGPAARPFAWVPQDSPLLLDTLEANVCVAPEADGAEACLDALGAHHLVTQLGTRRLGSDERPVSGGERQWIGLARAMATKAPVLLLDEPTNGLDREAQARVLDAIARLRGTRTVILVTHRTEPTAVADTIVRLN; this is encoded by the coding sequence GTGCTTTTTCTCGTCGCAGCCGTCATGCACGCCATCGGCCACGCCAGCGTGGCGCTCACCGCAGGCGTGCTGGCACGGGCACTTCTTGGGGGCGGTCTCCCGGAGGGCGGGGGATCCAGTGGACACGTTTTTGCCGCTCTGCGTGGATGTACTGCTTGGGTCTCCACTGATCCCGCTGTCGTGGCGGCTGTGGTCGGTCTCGGTGCGATGCTCCTCAAGGTCGCGGGGCAGAGCGCGTCGGTTTATGTGCAGGCGCAACTTGCGGGAGAGGTGGGCCTCTGGGTGCGGCAGCGCGTGCTCGACGCGTGGTTGAGTGATCATCGTTGGCGTGCGGTACGACAGCGAGATCATGGCGGGAAAGACGGGACGGACGTGTCCGACGTGGGGATGCGTGGTCCCTGGGCTCAGCATGTCGCTGCGTTGACCGAGCGCGTACATGATCTGGAACGAGGCTTGGAATTCGGCCTCCTCGGTGGAGTACGCGCGATTGCCCAGTTGGTTCCGCTCGCGGTGGTGCTCGTGGCGATTTCTCCGCGGCTGGCGGCGGCCTCGATCTTCGTGTTCGCGCCATTTGGCGCGTTGCTGGGGTACGTGCGCAAAAAGTACAAGCGCGGCTTGAAGACACGCGCGCAGCAAGGCGAGGCCCTGCTCGAGGCAGCCGACGAGGCCGTGCGGCACGCGGATCTTTGGGCCACGTACGGTGCCGTGCCGAAGGTGCAGGCGCACATGGCACGTTTGGGACGCGAGATGACGGATCATGCAGCGCGCATGGAGATGTCCGCGGCCACGCTGTCGGGATCGAACGAAATTCTGGGAGCGCTGGCCTTGGTGCTGGCGTTGTTCGCCGCCCGGGCGGGTTGGCTTGGGGCGGGTGCGGGTGGCGGGACCTTGCTGCCATTCGCGATCGCGTTTTTCCTGGCCTATCGGCCTCTGCGCGAGTTGACCGACGCGCGGCTCGCGTGGGTGCGTGCGCGCGTCGCGATGGAAACCCTGGGCGATCTCTCTCCGCTCCCAAGCGCAGAACGAGAAGAATCGCGAGCGGGAGCGGGGAACGAGCCGGGGGATCTGCAGATCGAGGGGCTTCGGCTAGGGCGCGGCGAGGCGGGCGCGATTTCGTTTTGCGCGAAGGCGGGCGAGATCGTCGTCCTTTTGGGAAGGACCGGCGTGGGGAAGACGACGTTGCTGCGCACGTTGCTCGGGCTCGAGAAGGCGGTAACGGGTCGCGTGATCTACGGCGGCGCCGATGTGACGGATGCGCCGATCGGGCCGGCGGCGCGGCCGTTTGCGTGGGTGCCGCAGGACTCGCCGTTGCTTCTCGACACGCTCGAGGCAAATGTATGCGTCGCACCCGAGGCCGACGGGGCGGAAGCCTGCCTCGATGCGCTGGGCGCGCATCATCTAGTGACGCAGCTTGGAACGCGCCGGCTCGGCTCCGATGAGCGCCCTGTGTCGGGTGGGGAGCGTCAGTGGATCGGGTTGGCGCGCGCCATGGCGACGAAAGCGCCCGTGCTGTTGCTCGACGAACCGACCAATGGGCTCGATCGTGAGGCGCAGGCGCGGGTGCTCGACGCGATCGCGCGGCTGCGGGGGACGCGAACGGTCATTCTCGTTACACACCGGACGGAACCGACCGCGGTCGCGGACACAATCGTCCGGCTAAACTAG
- a CDS encoding TRAP transporter TatT component family protein: protein MSLVSLGLMSSSSMRSFLRRCLPLATIATMSVFGTGCIKSMLTNGQISATRQASSSFNTIGDYELARSAASAGLTQFEGMHVLAPDNEDALFLLTKGWVGYAFAFPEDDFEAASDSGDEELADYHKKRARMGYERAIFYGIELLKAKASGFDDAKKNDASLRQWLEKNFTSKDDAETLFWIGYAWLGRVNIAKDDPVLVADLFVGVALLDRSAKLDPTVMHYGAQTAIAAYHARSAVAELDQAKTQFEDVLAKTQHKSLVVQLNYATRYACLKGDRGLYEKLINEVLSAEDPDPEQRLTNTVAKRRAKRALGKTRMSDCGFDMSAPAAKPNPSKT, encoded by the coding sequence ATGTCCCTCGTATCCCTGGGGCTCATGAGCTCGTCGTCGATGCGATCGTTCCTCCGGCGCTGTCTCCCCCTCGCAACCATTGCCACCATGAGCGTGTTCGGCACGGGCTGCATCAAATCGATGCTCACCAACGGCCAGATCAGCGCCACCCGGCAGGCCTCTTCGAGCTTCAACACGATTGGCGATTACGAATTGGCCAGGAGTGCGGCATCGGCCGGGCTCACGCAATTCGAGGGGATGCACGTCCTCGCCCCGGACAACGAAGATGCGCTGTTTCTGCTCACCAAAGGGTGGGTCGGGTACGCGTTCGCGTTTCCGGAGGACGACTTCGAGGCAGCCTCGGACTCGGGCGATGAGGAGTTGGCCGACTACCACAAGAAGCGCGCGCGCATGGGCTACGAGCGGGCCATCTTCTATGGCATCGAGCTGCTGAAAGCCAAGGCGAGCGGCTTCGACGATGCGAAGAAGAACGACGCGTCGTTGCGCCAGTGGCTCGAGAAGAACTTCACCTCGAAGGACGATGCCGAAACGCTGTTTTGGATTGGCTACGCCTGGCTCGGGCGTGTGAACATCGCCAAAGACGATCCGGTGCTCGTCGCCGATCTCTTCGTCGGGGTGGCCCTGCTCGACCGCAGCGCCAAGCTCGATCCGACGGTCATGCATTACGGCGCCCAAACGGCGATTGCGGCCTACCACGCGCGTTCCGCGGTGGCGGAATTGGACCAGGCGAAAACGCAATTCGAGGACGTGCTCGCAAAGACCCAGCACAAATCGCTTGTGGTTCAGCTTAATTACGCAACGCGTTATGCTTGTTTGAAGGGCGACCGGGGGCTTTATGAAAAGCTGATCAATGAAGTGCTTTCGGCCGAAGATCCGGATCCGGAACAGCGCCTGACCAACACCGTGGCAAAACGCCGCGCCAAGCGGGCCCTTGGAAAAACGCGCATGTCGGATTGCGGATTCGATATGTCGGCGCCCGCGGCGAAGCCGAATCCCTCGAAGACCTGA